The Halomonas sp. 7T genome contains a region encoding:
- the mnmC gene encoding bifunctional tRNA (5-methylaminomethyl-2-thiouridine)(34)-methyltransferase MnmD/FAD-dependent 5-carboxymethylaminomethyl-2-thiouridine(34) oxidoreductase MnmC, producing MHHRSEHRSNALPPLSALSAPLLSWNDASPHSDAFGDVYFSREDGRAETEHVFLGANQLPERFATWQPTRAFVIGETGFGTGLNMLCAWACFEQHAPANARLHLLSTEKFPLDRDSLTRALSAWPSLARYSQVLCTLWPEAVSGVHRLHLSKRVTLDLHFGDTTERLNLLEGQVDAWFLDGFAPSKNPDMWQPELFEAMAARSRPGATFATFTCAGIVKRGLKAAGFQWKKVPGFGRKREMLAGGIDAPPTDTRRSSTPWFMPPAHYEAKHVVVIGAGMAGSSVAAALAKRGKQVTVIERVTPGAGGSGNRQGALYVKLAVETNHQSRVYLAGLLYSQRWLGQLAAAFPQEPPLWQPCGVLQLALSDKEATRQQRFMANHPLPASVVSAQTDALSSLAGVPVSAAHGLFYPQAGWVQPKRLCEQLLQHPNITLRQVEVSELRQAYKAPQWRVVLTSGETLQADQVVIATASLANQFAQTAELPLQQVRGQVSELTLPEGIKVPTKVVCAGGYVSPPMENVLTFGASFVPNNATTQVVEEEHQRNIDELRQALPAWVTMLEASGAALTPEQLEGRAAVRAASPDKTPYAGPVPHTEAWQRDYAVLRKDASKVPTVNGEHYPGLWISTAHGSRGLASAPLCAEVIASRICDEPLPLEQPLIDHLHPGRRIISALVRAQ from the coding sequence GTGCACCATCGTTCTGAACATCGCTCAAATGCCCTTCCTCCGCTTTCTGCGCTAAGTGCCCCGCTGCTCTCTTGGAACGACGCCTCGCCGCATTCGGATGCCTTCGGTGATGTGTACTTTTCTCGCGAAGATGGCCGCGCAGAGACCGAGCACGTCTTTTTAGGAGCCAATCAGCTACCCGAGCGTTTTGCCACATGGCAGCCCACCCGCGCCTTTGTGATTGGCGAAACCGGCTTTGGCACCGGGCTGAATATGCTCTGCGCCTGGGCCTGTTTTGAACAGCATGCGCCAGCCAACGCGCGGCTGCATCTGTTATCCACAGAAAAATTTCCTCTCGACCGAGATTCGCTGACCCGCGCCCTAAGCGCCTGGCCGTCGCTGGCCCGTTATTCACAGGTACTGTGTACGCTATGGCCGGAGGCGGTGAGCGGCGTACACCGCCTGCACCTCAGCAAGCGTGTGACCCTCGACCTGCACTTTGGCGACACCACCGAGCGACTGAACCTGCTGGAGGGCCAGGTAGACGCATGGTTTTTAGACGGCTTTGCGCCCTCTAAAAACCCGGATATGTGGCAACCCGAACTGTTTGAAGCCATGGCCGCCCGCTCTCGCCCCGGCGCTACGTTTGCCACGTTTACCTGTGCAGGGATTGTGAAGCGCGGGTTAAAGGCGGCAGGGTTTCAGTGGAAGAAAGTGCCTGGCTTTGGCCGCAAGCGGGAGATGCTCGCGGGCGGCATTGACGCCCCACCGACGGATACACGACGCAGCTCGACGCCCTGGTTCATGCCGCCTGCCCACTACGAAGCCAAACACGTTGTAGTGATTGGCGCTGGCATGGCAGGCAGTAGCGTGGCGGCAGCGCTGGCAAAGCGCGGCAAGCAAGTGACGGTAATTGAGCGCGTTACCCCTGGCGCAGGCGGCTCTGGTAACCGCCAGGGGGCGCTCTATGTAAAGCTGGCGGTGGAAACCAACCATCAAAGCCGCGTTTACCTAGCCGGGCTGCTGTATAGCCAGCGCTGGCTGGGCCAACTGGCCGCCGCTTTTCCACAGGAGCCGCCGCTTTGGCAGCCCTGTGGCGTGCTACAACTTGCATTAAGCGATAAAGAGGCCACCCGCCAGCAGCGTTTTATGGCTAATCATCCGCTACCGGCATCAGTGGTATCTGCCCAGACTGACGCGCTGAGCAGCCTAGCGGGGGTGCCGGTATCCGCCGCGCACGGGCTTTTTTATCCCCAGGCGGGGTGGGTTCAGCCGAAAAGGCTCTGCGAACAGCTGCTGCAACACCCCAATATTACCCTGCGGCAGGTCGAGGTCAGCGAGTTACGGCAAGCCTACAAAGCCCCGCAGTGGCGGGTAGTGCTGACCAGCGGTGAAACGCTGCAGGCTGATCAGGTGGTGATCGCCACGGCATCGCTGGCGAACCAGTTTGCCCAAACCGCCGAGCTGCCGTTGCAGCAAGTGCGTGGCCAAGTGAGTGAGCTAACGCTGCCAGAAGGCATTAAGGTGCCCACAAAAGTGGTGTGCGCGGGTGGCTATGTATCGCCACCGATGGAGAACGTACTGACCTTTGGTGCGAGCTTCGTGCCCAATAACGCCACGACGCAAGTGGTCGAGGAAGAGCACCAGCGCAATATCGATGAGCTGAGACAGGCGTTGCCAGCGTGGGTGACCATGCTTGAGGCGAGCGGTGCGGCGCTCACCCCGGAACAGCTAGAAGGTCGTGCAGCGGTTCGAGCGGCCAGCCCCGATAAAACCCCTTACGCCGGACCAGTGCCCCACACAGAGGCGTGGCAGCGGGATTACGCTGTGCTGCGCAAAGATGCTTCTAAAGTGCCGACGGTTAACGGTGAGCACTACCCAGGTCTATGGATATCCACCGCCCATGGTTCAAGGGGTCTAGCCAGCGCGCCGCTGTGCGCGGAGGTGATCGCCTCACGCATCTGTGATGAGCCGCTACCGCTAGAGCAACCGCTCATCGACCACCTACACCCAGGACGACGCATTATCAGCGCGCTGGTGCGTGCTCAGTAG
- a CDS encoding L-threonylcarbamoyladenylate synthase, giving the protein MSQYFQIHPENPQKRLIDQAIEIIRNGGVVAYPTDSGYALGCHLGEKKAIEKIKWLRSLDDKHNFTLVCSDLSEIGTYAKVDNAVFRLLKAHTPGPYTFILDATTEVPRLLLHPKRRSIGVRVPDHRITHALLDALREPLMSVTLIPVGEDLPMSDPEEIRERFGAHLDAIIDGGACHLDPTSVIDLRELPPKVVREGRGDIAPFIS; this is encoded by the coding sequence ATGAGCCAATATTTCCAGATACACCCAGAAAATCCGCAAAAGCGCTTGATCGACCAAGCGATAGAAATTATTCGTAACGGCGGTGTGGTCGCGTATCCGACAGACTCAGGCTATGCGCTGGGCTGCCACTTGGGCGAAAAAAAGGCGATTGAGAAAATAAAATGGCTGCGCTCTTTAGACGATAAACACAACTTTACGCTGGTATGTTCGGATCTTTCAGAGATAGGGACCTACGCCAAGGTCGATAACGCCGTGTTTCGGCTATTAAAAGCGCACACGCCTGGCCCTTACACGTTTATTCTGGATGCCACCACCGAAGTGCCGCGCCTGTTATTGCACCCGAAGCGCCGCTCCATTGGTGTACGTGTCCCTGATCATCGCATTACCCATGCACTGCTAGATGCGCTTCGGGAACCGCTGATGAGCGTTACGCTAATTCCGGTCGGTGAAGACCTGCCAATGAGCGATCCTGAAGAGATTCGTGAACGCTTTGGCGCTCATTTAGACGCCATTATCGACGGTGGTGCCTGTCATTTAGATCCTACCAGTGTGATTGACCTGCGTGAGCTGCCGCCCAAAGTGGTTCGGGAAGGGCGCGGCGATATTGCTCCTTTTATCAGCTAA
- a CDS encoding YciI family protein — translation MLYAIISEDVSNSLERRLAARPDHLARLEALRDEGRLVLAGPHPAIDAENPGEAGFSGSLVVAEFESLEAAQAWADADPYIIAGVYAKVIVKPFKKVLP, via the coding sequence ATGCTATATGCGATTATCAGTGAAGATGTATCTAACAGCTTGGAGCGTCGTTTAGCGGCCCGACCAGACCACCTCGCCCGGCTAGAGGCACTGCGCGATGAAGGTCGCTTGGTGCTAGCAGGCCCCCACCCGGCGATTGATGCCGAAAACCCGGGCGAAGCTGGCTTTAGCGGTAGCTTGGTGGTTGCAGAGTTTGAAAGCCTAGAGGCCGCTCAAGCCTGGGCAGACGCCGACCCTTATATCATTGCCGGGGTGTATGCCAAGGTCATTGTTAAACCGTTCAAGAAAGTTTTGCCTTGA
- a CDS encoding inorganic phosphate transporter, producing the protein MLIIAQHGDIFIILACLFGFFMAWGVGANDVANAMGTSVGSKAITIKQAIIIAVIFEFLGAWLAGGEVTATIRGGMLDPALLEANPQLLVYGMLSALLAAAIWLMIASARGWPVSTTHSIVGAIVGFGAVGLGMEAVAWGKVGQIASSWVVSPLLAGSIGFVLFKSVHHLIFESNDPFAAAKRYVPGYIFLVGFIVSMVTLTKGLSHVGLDLSFGQSFLLSVLIGVAIMGVGVVMQRRIQFEQDASDHFGYANVERVFGVLMIFTACAMAFAHGSNDVANAVGPLAAVISVVRSDGVIDSAALVPWWVLVLGGGGIVVGLVTYGHKVIATVGTGITELTPSRGFAATLAAATTVVLASGTGLPISTTHTLVGAILGVGLARGMAALNLRVIGTIVMSWLITLPAGAGLAILFFFMFKGMFG; encoded by the coding sequence ATGCTGATTATTGCCCAGCACGGTGACATTTTTATCATCTTAGCCTGTTTGTTTGGTTTCTTTATGGCGTGGGGCGTTGGCGCCAATGATGTGGCCAACGCCATGGGAACCTCGGTGGGGTCGAAAGCGATCACCATCAAGCAGGCCATCATTATTGCGGTTATTTTCGAATTTTTAGGCGCCTGGCTGGCCGGTGGTGAAGTCACCGCGACGATTCGGGGCGGTATGCTCGACCCGGCACTGTTAGAAGCAAACCCGCAGCTGTTGGTGTACGGCATGCTCTCCGCGCTGCTGGCCGCTGCGATTTGGCTGATGATTGCCTCTGCTCGCGGCTGGCCGGTATCGACCACCCATTCCATTGTGGGCGCTATTGTCGGCTTTGGTGCAGTGGGCCTGGGGATGGAAGCGGTCGCTTGGGGCAAGGTGGGGCAAATTGCCTCAAGCTGGGTTGTGTCGCCTTTACTGGCCGGTAGCATTGGCTTTGTGCTGTTTAAATCAGTGCATCATCTGATTTTCGAAAGCAACGACCCGTTTGCCGCTGCCAAGCGCTACGTGCCGGGCTACATCTTCCTGGTCGGCTTTATTGTCTCGATGGTCACCCTCACGAAAGGTCTTAGCCACGTTGGGTTAGATCTCTCTTTTGGTCAAAGCTTTCTGCTGTCGGTTCTGATCGGGGTCGCCATTATGGGGGTAGGCGTCGTGATGCAGCGGCGTATACAGTTTGAGCAAGACGCTAGCGACCACTTTGGTTACGCCAACGTTGAGCGGGTGTTTGGCGTGCTGATGATCTTTACCGCCTGTGCCATGGCGTTTGCCCACGGTTCTAACGATGTGGCCAACGCGGTTGGCCCGCTAGCAGCGGTGATTAGCGTCGTGCGCAGTGACGGTGTGATTGATAGTGCCGCGTTAGTGCCTTGGTGGGTGCTGGTGTTGGGCGGCGGCGGTATTGTCGTTGGCCTGGTGACGTACGGCCATAAAGTGATTGCAACCGTTGGCACGGGTATCACCGAATTGACCCCTAGCCGTGGCTTTGCGGCAACGCTGGCAGCGGCTACCACGGTGGTGTTGGCTTCTGGCACCGGTCTGCCGATCTCCACCACGCATACGCTCGTCGGTGCCATTCTTGGGGTAGGCCTAGCTCGCGGTATGGCAGCGCTGAACCTGCGGGTTATTGGCACCATTGTGATGTCGTGGCTGATTACCCTTCCGGCTGGCGCAGGCTTGGCCATTCTATTCTTCTTTATGTTCAAGGGCATGTTTGGCTAA
- a CDS encoding CYTH domain-containing protein: protein MKNSTANTAVNEIELKLALPSTQIDALFNHPAVTGTAPLKQHLVNTYFDTPSGDLAKAQIAVRLRQVDHHVLQTVKTAGHGGGGLSSRQEWEWVLTHQQLDATALRELPPFQGELLSAIEQLAPTLNTDFTRHSWQLTWQNSHIELVLDNGEITSGGACAPICEIELELKAGEPEALWSLALALAESVPLRPSDSSKAARGNALAAHHWPLPEASTPSQWLHRATVALDAYHDSGQDAHLVAAQQALSALATHPLLASRLRPTAQQLPTALNHSGQPSAGYGHAALTLAHRLAGQTTLR, encoded by the coding sequence ATGAAAAATTCAACTGCCAATACCGCTGTCAACGAAATCGAGCTTAAGTTAGCGCTGCCTTCCACACAGATAGACGCGCTGTTTAACCACCCAGCCGTGACAGGTACGGCGCCATTAAAACAGCACTTGGTTAATACCTACTTCGATACGCCCAGCGGTGATTTAGCGAAGGCACAGATTGCCGTGCGCCTGCGTCAAGTCGATCACCACGTGTTGCAAACGGTAAAAACCGCAGGCCATGGCGGCGGTGGCTTATCCAGCCGGCAAGAGTGGGAGTGGGTGCTTACCCACCAGCAGCTTGACGCTACCGCCTTGAGAGAATTACCCCCCTTTCAAGGTGAGCTTCTAAGCGCCATTGAACAGCTAGCCCCAACGCTAAATACCGACTTTACCCGTCACAGTTGGCAGCTGACGTGGCAAAATAGCCACATTGAGCTGGTGTTGGACAACGGGGAGATCACTAGCGGTGGTGCCTGCGCCCCCATTTGCGAAATCGAACTGGAGTTAAAAGCTGGCGAGCCCGAGGCGCTATGGTCGCTGGCACTCGCGCTCGCAGAAAGTGTGCCGCTGCGTCCGTCTGATAGCAGTAAAGCTGCCCGAGGCAATGCTTTGGCCGCTCACCATTGGCCGCTTCCTGAGGCCAGCACACCTTCTCAATGGCTACACCGTGCGACGGTCGCGCTGGACGCGTATCACGACAGTGGACAGGACGCGCATTTAGTAGCGGCCCAGCAGGCTTTGAGCGCCCTTGCGACGCATCCTTTATTAGCGAGTCGCCTTCGCCCTACCGCTCAGCAGTTGCCCACAGCACTTAACCACAGTGGGCAACCTAGCGCGGGCTATGGCCACGCCGCGTTAACGCTGGCCCATCGCTTGGCGGGGCAAACCACGCTACGCTAA
- the ligA gene encoding NAD-dependent DNA ligase LigA, translating into MSQPAPHLLEEISQLRAELDDANYRYYVLDEPTLTDADYDRKLQRLTQLEAEHPALITPDSPTQRVGASPADGFPEVAHAIPMLSLDNTFSRDDIVAFAERVAERLECQAGEIEFSCEPKLDGAAVSLVYERGALAIGATRGDGRTGEGITSNLRTLRSVPLKLIGEDIPALLEVRGEVIMRHAGFEALNDRARDEGSKVFANPRNAAAGSLRQLDPRITATRPLEFHAYQAARLQPDMGDTTHSALMARLSTLGFRTSTELTTMHGPETVADYCEQLGAKRDQLGYDIDGVVIKVNDLRHQRELGFVARAPRWAVAFKFPAQEEVTTLNDVEFQVGRTGAITPVARLEPVTVAGVTVSNATLHNADEIIRLGVMIGDTVAIRRAGDVIPQVVRVDEEKRPVNARAISFPNHCPVCGSEIERLEGEAVARCSGGLYCAAQRKEALKHFASRKALDVDGLGEKLIEQLVDLDWVKTPADLFHLSVEQLKSLPRMGEKSATNLVNALEKAKQTTLARFIYALGIREVGEATAANVASHFGTLQALQDADLAALEAVNDVGPIVAKHIHTFFRQPHNLETLQALIEAGITWQESEVTQGPTPLEGQTWVLTGAMESMTRDEGKARLQALGAKVAGSVSKKTTCLVAGEAAGSKLTKAEQLGVEVIDEATFIDRLTAWEQSE; encoded by the coding sequence ATGAGTCAGCCTGCCCCCCATTTGCTTGAAGAGATTAGCCAGCTTCGCGCCGAGTTGGACGATGCTAATTATCGCTACTATGTGCTGGACGAACCAACACTGACGGATGCGGATTATGACCGTAAGCTACAGCGCTTAACGCAGCTAGAGGCTGAGCATCCTGCACTGATAACGCCCGACTCGCCCACCCAGCGTGTTGGCGCTTCACCGGCAGATGGGTTTCCCGAGGTTGCCCACGCCATACCGATGCTCTCGCTGGATAATACCTTTAGTCGTGATGATATTGTGGCGTTTGCCGAACGCGTGGCGGAGCGCTTGGAGTGTCAGGCCGGTGAGATTGAGTTTAGCTGTGAGCCTAAACTCGATGGTGCTGCGGTGTCGCTCGTGTATGAGCGGGGCGCGTTAGCCATCGGTGCGACTCGGGGGGATGGCCGGACGGGAGAAGGCATTACCTCGAACCTGCGTACCCTGCGCTCCGTTCCGCTCAAGTTAATAGGAGAAGACATCCCAGCGTTGCTTGAAGTGCGTGGTGAGGTGATCATGCGCCACGCAGGGTTTGAGGCGCTTAATGACCGTGCCAGAGATGAAGGAAGCAAGGTATTCGCCAACCCGCGTAACGCGGCTGCGGGCAGCTTACGCCAGCTTGATCCGCGCATTACCGCGACCCGCCCGCTAGAGTTTCATGCCTATCAAGCGGCACGGTTGCAGCCTGATATGGGAGACACTACCCACAGCGCGCTGATGGCACGACTATCGACGCTTGGGTTTCGCACCAGCACCGAGCTAACCACGATGCACGGCCCAGAGACCGTTGCCGACTATTGCGAACAGTTAGGTGCAAAACGCGACCAGCTTGGCTACGACATTGATGGCGTGGTGATTAAGGTGAATGATCTTCGTCATCAGCGGGAGCTGGGTTTTGTGGCCCGCGCCCCTCGCTGGGCGGTGGCGTTTAAATTTCCGGCCCAGGAAGAGGTTACCACGCTGAACGATGTGGAATTTCAGGTGGGGCGCACCGGCGCCATTACGCCGGTGGCGCGCCTGGAGCCGGTCACGGTGGCCGGTGTTACCGTCTCCAACGCCACGCTGCATAACGCCGATGAGATTATCCGCTTAGGCGTGATGATTGGCGATACCGTCGCCATTCGCCGTGCAGGAGATGTTATTCCCCAGGTGGTGCGGGTGGATGAAGAGAAGCGCCCGGTAAATGCCCGCGCGATTAGCTTCCCCAACCACTGCCCAGTGTGCGGCTCGGAGATCGAACGCCTGGAAGGTGAGGCGGTGGCGCGCTGCTCTGGCGGGCTTTACTGCGCTGCTCAGCGCAAAGAGGCGCTAAAGCACTTTGCTAGCCGCAAGGCGCTGGATGTGGATGGGCTGGGTGAAAAACTTATCGAGCAGTTAGTGGACCTAGACTGGGTGAAAACGCCTGCCGACCTTTTTCATCTAAGCGTGGAGCAGTTAAAGAGTCTGCCGCGCATGGGTGAAAAGTCGGCGACGAATTTGGTCAATGCCCTAGAGAAGGCCAAGCAGACCACGCTAGCGCGATTTATTTACGCGCTAGGCATCCGTGAGGTGGGCGAAGCCACGGCCGCCAACGTGGCTAGCCATTTTGGCACCTTGCAAGCCCTGCAAGACGCCGACCTAGCGGCGTTGGAAGCGGTGAACGACGTAGGCCCCATTGTCGCTAAGCATATTCATACGTTTTTTCGCCAACCCCACAACCTAGAAACGCTGCAAGCGCTGATTGAGGCGGGCATTACCTGGCAAGAGTCAGAAGTCACCCAAGGCCCCACGCCGCTAGAAGGCCAAACGTGGGTGCTGACCGGTGCCATGGAGAGCATGACCCGCGATGAAGGCAAAGCGCGGCTTCAGGCGCTGGGGGCTAAAGTGGCGGGCAGCGTATCGAAAAAGACCACCTGCCTAGTGGCGGGCGAAGCCGCGGGCAGCAAGCTCACCAAAGCCGAGCAGTTGGGCGTTGAAGTGATTGACGAAGCGACTTTTATTGACCGTTTAACCGCCTGGGAGCAAAGCGAATGA
- a CDS encoding TIGR00153 family protein, with the protein MVTSNPFSAMFGRSPFQPLLAHIVKANECADQLLPFFEATLSGDWETATTLRENVTRLEHDADTLKTELRLNLPNTMFLPVSRSDLLDLISVQDKIANKVRDITGIMLGRKMRVPDELADLMREYMITSVACVAQARQALEELKDLLESGFGRNVSEVMQNMIRELHTLEHQADDQQVAIRRRLFELESQLPPVDVIFLYKIIDWVGELSDRAERVGSRLQILTAR; encoded by the coding sequence ATGGTTACCTCCAACCCTTTTTCCGCGATGTTTGGCCGCTCGCCATTCCAGCCGCTGCTGGCCCACATCGTCAAGGCCAATGAATGTGCCGATCAACTGTTGCCGTTCTTCGAGGCAACCCTTAGTGGTGATTGGGAAACCGCCACCACGTTACGCGAAAACGTGACCCGGTTAGAACACGACGCGGACACGCTGAAAACCGAGCTGCGGCTCAACTTACCCAATACGATGTTCTTACCCGTATCGCGCTCTGACCTGCTCGACTTGATCAGTGTACAGGACAAGATCGCTAATAAAGTACGCGACATTACCGGCATCATGCTGGGCCGTAAAATGCGCGTGCCCGACGAGCTGGCGGATCTCATGCGTGAATACATGATTACCAGCGTGGCTTGTGTCGCTCAAGCGCGCCAAGCGCTTGAAGAGCTGAAAGATCTGCTGGAATCGGGTTTTGGCCGCAATGTGTCGGAGGTAATGCAGAACATGATCCGCGAACTGCACACCCTGGAGCATCAGGCTGACGATCAACAAGTCGCTATCCGCCGCCGTCTGTTCGAGCTGGAAAGCCAGCTGCCACCGGTAGATGTGATCTTTCTCTACAAGATCATTGATTGGGTGGGCGAGCTATCCGATCGCGCCGAACGCGTGGGCAGCCGCCTACAGATTTTGACTGCTCGCTAA
- a CDS encoding PHP domain-containing protein: protein MPLLPAISLPRVFDADQRYPVDLHMHSTASDGALHPAELVTLCAERGLTHMALTDHDTMDGIADAADAAQHAGLCLIPGCEVSTQWQGISIHVVALMPGGLQGPMVEGLEQQRLARIQRSEVIAERLEKAGLANALEKARAQAGSERPLGRPDFARALVADGMVPDWASAFKRYLGSGKKGDVKALWPDISEAVGWVVASGGVAVLAHPLRHGLTRRKRGLLMDTFQAAGGQGVELVSGQQNPDSTRDLARQLVERELYASMGSDFHFPGSHAAPGSMSLIPRTAAPPIWEHPRLAHLRDAPSGMLARG from the coding sequence ATGCCCTTACTTCCTGCAATTTCTCTGCCCCGCGTGTTTGATGCCGACCAGCGTTATCCGGTGGATTTACACATGCACTCAACGGCGTCCGACGGCGCACTTCATCCTGCGGAGTTAGTAACGCTGTGCGCTGAGCGCGGCCTTACCCACATGGCACTCACTGACCATGACACCATGGACGGCATCGCCGATGCGGCAGACGCTGCTCAGCATGCGGGGCTTTGCCTGATACCTGGGTGTGAAGTATCTACCCAATGGCAGGGAATTAGTATTCACGTGGTGGCGCTTATGCCCGGCGGATTGCAAGGCCCCATGGTAGAAGGGCTGGAGCAGCAGCGGCTGGCACGTATACAGCGTTCCGAGGTGATTGCGGAGCGGTTAGAGAAAGCGGGGCTTGCCAACGCGCTGGAAAAAGCGCGTGCTCAGGCGGGGAGCGAGCGCCCTCTGGGCCGCCCGGATTTTGCCCGCGCTTTGGTCGCCGATGGCATGGTTCCCGACTGGGCTAGCGCGTTTAAGCGCTACTTGGGCAGCGGTAAAAAAGGCGATGTGAAAGCGCTTTGGCCAGACATTAGCGAAGCCGTGGGATGGGTCGTGGCCTCGGGGGGCGTGGCGGTATTGGCGCACCCGTTACGCCACGGGCTAACGCGGCGTAAGCGCGGCCTGCTTATGGATACGTTTCAAGCAGCGGGCGGACAGGGGGTTGAATTGGTGAGTGGTCAGCAAAACCCGGACAGCACCCGTGATCTGGCACGCCAGCTGGTCGAGCGTGAGTTATACGCGTCTATGGGCAGTGATTTTCACTTTCCCGGTAGCCATGCGGCCCCGGGGAGTATGAGTCTGATCCCTCGTACCGCTGCGCCACCTATCTGGGAGCACCCGCGCCTCGCGCATCTGCGTGATGCGCCCAGTGGAATGCTGGCGCGTGGGTGA
- a CDS encoding YheU family protein, with amino-acid sequence MSRFIEVPARMLPPETLNALLEAFVTRQGYDTTDTTGEGMHGWVAELKKQLERHELIIAHDLELEMTEVMTLAQWRSFGRDLADDEEEGDY; translated from the coding sequence ATGAGCCGATTTATCGAAGTGCCGGCACGCATGCTGCCGCCGGAAACACTGAATGCGCTGCTGGAAGCGTTTGTGACTCGCCAGGGCTATGACACGACCGATACGACGGGCGAAGGCATGCATGGCTGGGTAGCGGAGCTAAAAAAGCAGTTAGAGCGTCACGAGCTGATTATTGCTCATGACCTTGAGCTGGAAATGACCGAAGTCATGACGCTCGCCCAATGGCGCTCCTTTGGGCGAGATCTGGCGGATGATGAGGAAGAGGGCGACTACTGA
- a CDS encoding ion transporter: MSFHLTPGAEGLRTRLFHIIFESDTPGSKAFDIALIIAILLSVLVILLNSVDAYAERYGEFFFYVEWMFTLLFTVELAVRIYCLERPTIYLKSFYGVVDVIAIIPTWLVLLVPGAQGLVIVRLLRVLRIFRILRLMEFVGEARLLMDALKRSLRQILLFFSSILMVVTLFAALMYTIESPEAGFTSIPMSIYWAIVSMTTVGYGDIVPATPLGKAITVILMLIGYSIIAVPTGVFSAQVIRSIREDRYSEEACPGCGHDRHEKRARYCLRCGTWLDEESEDPRKSNQQHHPDT; this comes from the coding sequence ATGAGTTTTCATTTAACTCCCGGTGCAGAGGGACTGCGCACACGGCTTTTCCATATTATTTTTGAATCGGATACGCCGGGGTCCAAGGCATTTGATATTGCGCTGATTATCGCCATTTTACTGAGTGTCTTGGTGATTCTCTTGAACAGCGTGGACGCCTACGCCGAGCGCTACGGGGAATTTTTCTTCTATGTGGAGTGGATGTTTACTCTGCTGTTCACGGTTGAACTAGCGGTGAGAATCTACTGCCTTGAACGCCCTACGATTTATTTAAAAAGCTTTTATGGCGTTGTGGATGTGATTGCCATTATTCCCACCTGGCTAGTGCTGCTAGTGCCCGGCGCCCAAGGACTAGTGATTGTTCGCCTGCTTCGTGTGCTGCGCATTTTCCGCATTTTGCGCTTAATGGAGTTTGTCGGCGAAGCGCGGCTATTAATGGATGCCCTTAAGCGCAGCCTTCGCCAAATCCTGCTGTTTTTTAGCAGCATTCTGATGGTCGTCACGCTGTTCGCCGCGCTGATGTACACGATTGAGTCGCCAGAAGCAGGCTTTACCAGCATTCCCATGTCGATTTATTGGGCGATTGTCAGCATGACCACCGTGGGCTACGGCGATATTGTGCCTGCCACCCCGCTTGGTAAGGCGATCACCGTTATTTTAATGCTCATTGGTTACTCGATTATTGCCGTGCCTACCGGCGTGTTTTCCGCTCAAGTAATCCGCTCCATTCGCGAAGATCGCTATTCAGAAGAAGCCTGCCCCGGTTGCGGCCACGACCGACACGAAAAGCGCGCCCGCTACTGCCTGCGTTGTGGCACATGGCTGGATGAAGAGAGCGAAGACCCACGCAAAAGCAATCAACAGCACCACCCAGATACATAG